In one window of Melospiza melodia melodia isolate bMelMel2 chromosome 21, bMelMel2.pri, whole genome shotgun sequence DNA:
- the YWHAE gene encoding 14-3-3 protein epsilon isoform X1 translates to MDDREDLVYQAKLAEQAERYDEMVESMKKVAGMDVELTVEERNLLSVAYKNVIGARRASWRIISSIEQKEENKGGEDKLKMIREYRQMVETELKLICCDILDVLDKHLIPAANTGESKVFYYKMKGDYHRYLAEFATGNDRKEAAENSLVAYKAASDIAMTELPPTHPIRLGLALNFSVFYYEILNSPDRACRLAKAAFDDAIAELDTLSEESYKDSTLIMQLLRDNLTLWTSDMQGDGEEQNKEALQDVEDENQ, encoded by the exons ATGGACGATCGGGAGGACCTCGTCTATCAGGCCAAGTTGGCTGAGCAGGCTGAGCGCTACGATG AAATGGTTGAATCAATGAAGAAGGTGGCTGGCATGGACGTGGAGTTGACAGTGGAAGAAAGAAACCTGCTTTCTGTTGCATATAAAAATGTGATTGGAGCCAGGAGAGCTTCCTGGAGAATAATCAGCAGCATTgaacagaaagaagaaaacaaaggtgGAGAAGACAAATTAAAAATGATTCGGGAATATCGGCAAATG GTTGAGACTGAACTGAAGTTAATCTGTTGTGACATTCTGGATGTACTGGACAAACACCTCATTCCAGCAGCTAACACTGGCGAGTCCAAGGTTTTCTATTACAAAAT GAAGGGGGACTACCATAGGTATCTGGCTGAGTTTGccacaggaaatgacaggaaggAGGCTGCAGAGAACAGCTTGGTGGCTTACAAAGCTGCTAGTGACATTGCAATGACAGAACTCCCACCAACACATCCCATCCGCTTAGGACTCGCGCTCAACTTCTCTGTATTCTACTATGAAATTCTTAATTCTCCTGATCGTGCCTGCAG GTTGGCAAAAGCAGCTTTTGATGATGCTATTGCAGAACTGGATACACTGAGTGAAGAAAGCTATAAGGACTCTACACTTATCATGCAGTTGTTACGTGATAACCTGACACTATGGACTTCAGACATGCAGGGTGATG GTGAAGAACAGAATAAAGAAGCGTTGCAGGATGTGGAAGATGAAAACCAGTGA
- the YWHAE gene encoding 14-3-3 protein epsilon isoform X2: MDDREDLVYQAKLAEQAERYDEMVESMKKVAGMDVELTVEERNLLSVAYKNVIGARRASWRIISSIEQKEENKGGEDKLKMIREYRQMVETELKLICCDILDVLDKHLIPAANTGESKVFYYKMKGDYHRYLAEFATGNDRKEAAENSLVAYKAASDIAMTELPPTHPIRLGLALNFSVFYYEILNSPDRACRLAKAAFDDAIAELDTLSEESYKDSTLIMQLLRDNLTLWTSDMQGDDS; this comes from the exons ATGGACGATCGGGAGGACCTCGTCTATCAGGCCAAGTTGGCTGAGCAGGCTGAGCGCTACGATG AAATGGTTGAATCAATGAAGAAGGTGGCTGGCATGGACGTGGAGTTGACAGTGGAAGAAAGAAACCTGCTTTCTGTTGCATATAAAAATGTGATTGGAGCCAGGAGAGCTTCCTGGAGAATAATCAGCAGCATTgaacagaaagaagaaaacaaaggtgGAGAAGACAAATTAAAAATGATTCGGGAATATCGGCAAATG GTTGAGACTGAACTGAAGTTAATCTGTTGTGACATTCTGGATGTACTGGACAAACACCTCATTCCAGCAGCTAACACTGGCGAGTCCAAGGTTTTCTATTACAAAAT GAAGGGGGACTACCATAGGTATCTGGCTGAGTTTGccacaggaaatgacaggaaggAGGCTGCAGAGAACAGCTTGGTGGCTTACAAAGCTGCTAGTGACATTGCAATGACAGAACTCCCACCAACACATCCCATCCGCTTAGGACTCGCGCTCAACTTCTCTGTATTCTACTATGAAATTCTTAATTCTCCTGATCGTGCCTGCAG GTTGGCAAAAGCAGCTTTTGATGATGCTATTGCAGAACTGGATACACTGAGTGAAGAAAGCTATAAGGACTCTACACTTATCATGCAGTTGTTACGTGATAACCTGACACTATGGACTTCAGACATGCAGGGTGATG ATTCCTAA